One window of the Enterobacter huaxiensis genome contains the following:
- the truD gene encoding tRNA pseudouridine(13) synthase TruD, which produces MTDFDDLTYLHGKPQGSGLLKASPEDFVVVEDLGFEPDGEGEHLLVRILKNGCNTRFVADALAKFLKIHAREVSFAGQKDKHAVTEQWLCARVPGNVMPDLSKFELEGCKVLEYARHKRKLRLGALKGNAFTLVLREVTNRDDVEKRLNAINEQGVPNYFGAQRFGIGGSNLQGALRWAQSDAPVRDRNKRSFWLSAARSALFNQIVSERLKKTDANQVVVGDALQLAGRGSWFVATAEEMADVQSRVEAKTLMITAALPGTGDWGPQGDALAAEQAAVADAPELQSLLVREKVEAARRAMLLYPQQLSWNWWDDVTVELRFWLPAGSFATSVVRELINTSGDYANIAE; this is translated from the coding sequence ATGACAGACTTCGACGACCTGACGTATCTGCACGGTAAACCACAGGGAAGCGGCCTGCTGAAAGCCAGCCCGGAAGATTTTGTGGTGGTGGAGGATTTAGGCTTTGAGCCGGACGGTGAAGGCGAACATCTCCTGGTGCGTATTCTGAAAAACGGCTGCAACACCCGGTTTGTGGCCGACGCGCTGGCAAAATTCCTCAAAATTCACGCCCGTGAAGTCAGCTTCGCCGGGCAGAAGGACAAACACGCCGTCACCGAGCAGTGGCTCTGCGCGCGCGTGCCTGGCAACGTAATGCCTGATTTAAGCAAATTTGAGCTTGAAGGCTGTAAAGTGCTGGAGTACGCCCGCCACAAGCGCAAGCTGCGTCTGGGGGCGTTGAAAGGTAACGCCTTTACCCTGGTGCTGCGTGAAGTAACCAATCGCGATGACGTTGAGAAGCGTTTAAACGCGATTAACGAACAGGGCGTACCGAACTACTTTGGCGCACAGCGCTTTGGCATTGGCGGCAGTAACCTGCAGGGCGCGCTGCGCTGGGCGCAAAGCGATGCCCCGGTGCGCGACAGGAATAAACGCAGTTTTTGGTTGTCGGCAGCACGCAGCGCGTTGTTTAATCAGATTGTGAGCGAACGACTGAAAAAAACGGACGCGAATCAAGTTGTTGTCGGCGATGCGCTACAATTAGCGGGACGCGGAAGCTGGTTTGTGGCAACGGCTGAGGAAATGGCCGATGTCCAGTCGCGCGTGGAGGCCAAAACCCTGATGATTACCGCCGCGTTGCCCGGTACGGGCGACTGGGGGCCGCAGGGGGATGCGCTGGCCGCCGAGCAGGCCGCCGTGGCGGATGCGCCAGAATTACAATCATTGCTGGTGCGGGAAAAAGTCGAAGCGGCACGCCGTGCGATGCTGCTCTACCCGCAGCAGTTAAGCTGGAACTGGTGGGATGACGTGACCGTCGAGTTACGCTTCTGGCTGCCGGCAGGTAGCTTTGCCACCAGTGTTGTCAGGGAACTTATCAACACGTCGGGTGATTATGCGAATATTGCTGAGTAA
- the nlpD gene encoding murein hydrolase activator NlpD — protein sequence MSAGSPKFTISRVAALSLVSLWLAGCTSSNNAPAPVSSVGGNSGSGNTSSGMLITPPPKMGASTAQQTPQIQPVQQPVSQPTQIQPVQQPVQTENGRIVYNRKYGNIPKGSYTGGSTYTVKRGDTLFYIAWITGNDFRDLAQRNNVQAPYGLEVGQTLQVGNATGTPLTPGNSVSAADVTAQNNSVKPAQKTTTVVASQPVITYSEDSGDQSANKMLPNNKGTATVVTAPVTAPVVSSTEPTASSMSSSSPISTWRWPTDGKVIENFSSSEGGNKGIDIAGSKGQAIIATADGRVVYAGNALRGYGNLIIIKHNDDYLSAYAHNDTMLVREQQEIKAGQKIATMGSTGTSSTRLHFEIRYKGKSVNPLQYLPQR from the coding sequence ATGAGCGCGGGAAGCCCAAAATTCACCATCAGCCGTGTTGCGGCATTATCACTGGTTTCTCTATGGCTGGCAGGCTGTACAAGTTCGAATAACGCGCCTGCGCCGGTAAGCTCCGTCGGCGGGAACAGCGGATCGGGTAACACGTCCAGCGGAATGTTGATCACCCCTCCGCCTAAAATGGGCGCGTCTACGGCGCAGCAAACTCCGCAGATCCAGCCTGTTCAGCAGCCTGTATCCCAGCCAACACAAATACAGCCAGTGCAACAGCCTGTTCAGACCGAAAATGGCCGCATAGTGTATAACCGTAAGTATGGGAACATTCCGAAAGGAAGCTATACGGGCGGCAGTACCTATACGGTGAAACGCGGCGATACGCTCTTCTACATTGCCTGGATCACCGGGAACGATTTCCGTGACCTGGCACAGCGTAATAACGTGCAGGCCCCGTATGGACTGGAAGTCGGACAAACGCTTCAGGTTGGCAACGCGACGGGTACGCCGCTCACGCCGGGTAACTCTGTTTCTGCTGCCGACGTCACGGCGCAAAATAACAGCGTTAAGCCTGCACAAAAAACCACCACGGTAGTTGCTTCGCAACCTGTAATTACGTATTCTGAGGATTCAGGTGATCAGAGTGCTAACAAAATGTTGCCGAATAATAAAGGTACTGCGACGGTTGTCACAGCACCGGTTACGGCACCTGTGGTTAGCTCTACCGAGCCGACTGCCAGCAGTATGAGTTCCAGTTCGCCAATCTCCACCTGGCGCTGGCCGACTGACGGTAAGGTTATCGAGAACTTCTCTTCCTCCGAGGGGGGAAATAAAGGGATCGATATCGCAGGAAGTAAGGGACAGGCTATCATCGCGACCGCAGACGGACGCGTTGTGTATGCCGGTAACGCTCTGCGCGGTTACGGTAATCTTATTATCATAAAACATAACGATGATTACCTGAGTGCCTACGCCCATAACGATACAATGCTGGTCCGGGAGCAACAAGAAATCAAGGCGGGGCAGAAAATCGCTACCATGGGTAGCACCGGCACCAGTTCTACACGCTTGCATTTTGAAATTCGTTACAAGGGGAAATCCGTAAACCCGCTGCAGTATTTGCCGCAGCGATAA
- a CDS encoding non-oxidative hydroxyarylic acid decarboxylases subunit B: MRLIVGMTGATGAPLGVALLEALREMPEVETHLVMSKWAKTTIELETPYTAQDVAALADVVHSPADQAATISSGSFRTEGMIVIPCSMKTLAGIRSGYAEGLVGRAADVVLKEGRKLVLVPRETPLSTIHLENMLALSRMGVAMVPPMPAYYNHPQTADDITQHIVTRVLDQFGLEHKKARRWNGLRAAKHFSQETKDGI; encoded by the coding sequence ATGAGATTGATAGTGGGAATGACCGGCGCAACGGGGGCGCCGCTGGGCGTGGCGCTGCTTGAGGCGCTGCGCGAAATGCCAGAGGTGGAGACCCATCTGGTGATGTCTAAGTGGGCGAAGACCACCATTGAACTGGAAACGCCCTATACGGCACAGGACGTTGCCGCGCTGGCGGATGTTGTCCACAGCCCGGCCGATCAGGCTGCCACAATCTCATCCGGCTCGTTTCGTACCGAGGGCATGATCGTCATTCCGTGCAGCATGAAAACGCTGGCGGGTATCCGTTCGGGCTATGCCGAAGGGCTGGTGGGGCGCGCGGCTGATGTCGTCCTGAAAGAGGGGCGCAAGCTGGTGCTGGTTCCCCGTGAGACGCCGCTCAGCACTATCCATCTTGAGAACATGCTTGCCCTTTCGCGCATGGGCGTGGCGATGGTGCCCCCTATGCCCGCGTACTACAACCACCCGCAAACCGCCGATGATATTACCCAGCATATCGTGACCCGCGTGCTCGATCAGTTTGGTCTGGAGCATAAAAAAGCGCGTCGATGGAACGGCCTGCGGGCGGCTAAACATTTTTCACAGGAGACAAAAGATGGCATTTGA
- a CDS encoding protein-L-isoaspartate(D-aspartate) O-methyltransferase, with the protein MVSKRVHALLEQLRAQGITNEHVLDALAQVPREKFVDEAFEHKAWENVALPIGQGQTISQPYMVARMTELLELTPESRVLEIGTGSGYQTAILAHLVHHVCSVERIKGLQWQARRRLKQLDLHNVSTRHGDGWQGWQARAPFDAIIVTAAPPEIPAALLAQLDEGGILVLPVGDEQQLLKRVRRRGGEFIIDTVEAVRFVPLVKGELA; encoded by the coding sequence ATGGTAAGTAAACGTGTACATGCGCTTCTGGAACAACTGCGTGCTCAGGGGATCACGAACGAGCATGTACTGGATGCGCTTGCTCAGGTTCCCCGTGAGAAGTTTGTAGACGAGGCGTTTGAACACAAAGCGTGGGAAAACGTGGCGCTGCCCATCGGGCAAGGCCAGACCATTTCGCAGCCCTACATGGTGGCGCGCATGACGGAGCTGCTGGAGCTAACCCCGGAATCCCGCGTGCTGGAAATTGGCACCGGCTCGGGGTACCAAACCGCGATCCTGGCGCATCTGGTTCACCATGTATGCTCAGTTGAGCGTATCAAAGGGTTACAGTGGCAGGCGCGCCGTCGCCTGAAACAACTTGATTTACATAATGTTTCGACACGCCACGGCGATGGATGGCAGGGTTGGCAGGCTCGCGCCCCGTTTGACGCCATCATCGTCACGGCGGCGCCACCTGAAATTCCCGCTGCGCTTCTGGCGCAGCTTGACGAGGGTGGCATTCTTGTTTTGCCCGTGGGGGACGAACAGCAGCTGTTGAAGCGCGTTCGTCGGCGCGGCGGCGAGTTTATTATCGATACCGTAGAAGCCGTGCGCTTCGTCCCCCTTGTTAAGGGGGAGTTGGCCTGA
- the rpoS gene encoding RNA polymerase sigma factor RpoS gives MSQNTLKVHDLNEDAEFDENGAEAFDEKALVEEEPSDNDLAEEELLSQGATQRVLDATQLYLGEIGYSPLLTAEEEVYFARRALRGDVASRRRMIESNLRLVVKIARRYGNRGLALLDLIEEGNLGLIRAVEKFDPERGFRFSTYATWWIRQTIERAIMNQTRTIRLPIHIVKELNVYLRTARELSHKLDHEPSAEEIAEQLDKPVDDVSRMLRLNERITSVDTPLGGDSEKALLDILADEKDNGPEDTTQDDDMKQSIVKWLFELNAKQREVLARRFGLLGYEAATLEDVGREIGLTRERVRQIQVEGLRRLREILQGQGLNIEALFRE, from the coding sequence ATGAGTCAGAATACGCTGAAAGTTCATGATCTAAATGAAGATGCGGAATTTGATGAGAACGGAGCAGAGGCTTTTGACGAAAAAGCCTTAGTAGAAGAGGAACCCAGTGATAACGATTTGGCTGAAGAAGAGCTGTTATCGCAGGGCGCCACACAGCGTGTACTGGACGCGACTCAGCTTTACCTTGGGGAGATTGGTTACTCCCCACTGTTAACGGCCGAAGAAGAAGTCTATTTTGCACGTCGTGCTTTGCGTGGAGATGTTGCCTCGCGCCGCCGCATGATTGAAAGTAACTTGCGTCTGGTCGTGAAAATTGCCCGCCGTTACGGCAATCGTGGTCTGGCTCTGCTGGACCTGATTGAAGAGGGCAACTTAGGTCTCATCCGCGCAGTTGAGAAGTTTGACCCGGAACGCGGGTTCCGTTTCTCAACCTACGCGACCTGGTGGATTCGTCAGACCATCGAACGGGCAATTATGAACCAAACCCGTACGATTCGACTGCCGATCCACATCGTCAAAGAGCTGAACGTCTATCTGCGTACCGCGCGCGAGTTGTCCCATAAGCTGGACCACGAGCCAAGTGCGGAAGAGATCGCCGAGCAGCTTGATAAACCGGTTGATGACGTAAGCCGTATGCTGCGTCTCAACGAGCGCATTACCTCAGTTGACACCCCGTTGGGTGGCGACTCCGAAAAAGCGCTGCTGGATATTCTGGCCGATGAAAAAGACAACGGCCCGGAAGACACCACGCAGGACGATGACATGAAACAGAGCATCGTCAAATGGCTGTTCGAACTGAACGCCAAACAGCGTGAAGTGCTGGCACGTCGTTTCGGTTTACTGGGGTACGAAGCTGCGACACTGGAAGACGTCGGCCGTGAAATTGGCCTGACCCGCGAACGTGTTCGTCAGATTCAGGTTGAAGGTCTGCGTCGCCTGCGTGAAATCCTGCAGGGGCAAGGGCTGAACATCGAAGCGCTGTTCCGCGAATAA
- a CDS encoding MFS transporter, protein MTYRSKIALVFLLGLFLDLINMFIASVAFPAMAHAFNATPSALAWVSNGYTAGLTLVIPFSSILTRRLGPKRIILLSLVLFSAASAAAGLSSSLESLIAWRALQGVGGGLLIPVGQALTWQQFKPHERARLSSAVMLVALLAPACSPAVGGALVQAFSWRWIFFATLPVAIVTFALACAWLKTEAPPVKTARLLNLSLLANPLMRFSMLIYLCVPGIFIGVNVTGMYYLQSEAGMTPSATGMLMLPWSVASFIAITATGRYFNRIGPRPLVVIGCLLQATGILLLINVSSATLLPVVAFTLMGAGGSLCSSTAQSSAFLTTRQEDMPDASALWNLNRQLSFFAGALLLAQVLSTMQACLAPLAAWHGMFIFAAAMTLLPVLYVFRLNNAQVLTQLHQEKP, encoded by the coding sequence ATGACGTATCGCAGCAAAATTGCCTTGGTCTTTCTGCTTGGCTTGTTCCTTGATTTGATTAACATGTTTATCGCCAGCGTCGCCTTTCCGGCAATGGCTCACGCGTTTAACGCCACCCCTTCCGCGCTTGCATGGGTGAGTAACGGGTACACTGCCGGCCTGACGCTCGTCATCCCTTTCAGCAGCATCCTGACGCGCCGCCTCGGGCCGAAGCGCATCATTCTTCTCTCCCTGGTCCTCTTCAGCGCGGCCTCAGCGGCGGCGGGACTGTCCTCTTCGCTGGAAAGTCTGATTGCCTGGCGCGCGCTGCAGGGCGTCGGTGGCGGGTTGCTGATCCCGGTCGGACAGGCGCTGACCTGGCAACAGTTCAAGCCTCACGAACGCGCCAGACTCTCCTCGGCGGTGATGCTGGTCGCACTGCTTGCCCCTGCCTGTTCCCCGGCGGTGGGCGGTGCGCTGGTTCAAGCTTTTAGCTGGCGCTGGATATTTTTTGCCACGCTACCCGTCGCTATCGTTACTTTCGCGTTGGCCTGCGCGTGGCTCAAAACTGAAGCGCCGCCGGTTAAAACAGCCAGGCTACTGAACCTCTCTTTGCTGGCGAACCCGCTGATGCGCTTTTCCATGCTGATCTATTTGTGCGTACCCGGCATCTTTATTGGCGTAAACGTAACGGGAATGTATTACCTTCAGAGCGAAGCGGGCATGACGCCCAGCGCAACGGGCATGCTTATGCTGCCCTGGTCGGTGGCATCTTTTATCGCCATTACGGCGACGGGACGCTATTTCAACCGTATCGGCCCCCGGCCTCTGGTCGTCATTGGCTGCCTTTTGCAGGCGACGGGCATTCTGCTTTTGATTAACGTCAGTTCAGCCACGCTGCTGCCCGTCGTTGCGTTTACGCTGATGGGCGCAGGAGGAAGCCTGTGCAGCAGCACGGCTCAGAGCAGCGCCTTTCTGACAACGCGACAAGAGGATATGCCTGATGCCAGCGCGCTGTGGAACCTTAATCGCCAGCTGAGCTTTTTTGCCGGCGCCCTGCTGCTGGCCCAGGTGCTGAGCACCATGCAGGCTTGTCTTGCTCCGCTCGCCGCCTGGCACGGGATGTTTATCTTTGCCGCAGCCATGACCTTACTGCCGGTACTTTACGTTTTCCGTCTTAACAACGCGCAGGTGCTTACGCAGCTGCATCAGGAGAAACCATGA
- the surE gene encoding 5'/3'-nucleotidase SurE, which produces MRILLSNDDGIHAPGIQTLAKHLREFADVQVVAPDRNRSGASNSLTLESSLRTFTFDNGDIAVQMGTPTDCVFLGVNALMRPRPDIVVSGINAGPNLGDDVIYSGTVAAAMEGRHLGFPALAVSLNGHKHYDTAAAVTCSLLRGLGREPLRTGRILNINVPDLPLDEIKGIRVTRCGSRHPADQVIPQQDPRGNTLYWIGPPGEKCDAGPDTDFAAVDEGYVSVTPLHVDLTAYSAHEVVSDWLDRVGVNVQW; this is translated from the coding sequence ATGCGAATATTGCTGAGTAACGATGACGGGATCCATGCGCCGGGCATTCAGACGCTGGCGAAACACCTCCGTGAATTTGCGGATGTGCAGGTTGTGGCACCCGATCGTAACCGCAGCGGGGCGTCTAACTCATTGACGCTCGAGTCGTCGCTTCGCACCTTTACCTTTGATAACGGCGATATCGCCGTGCAGATGGGCACGCCGACGGACTGCGTCTTTCTCGGCGTGAATGCGCTGATGCGTCCGCGTCCGGATATTGTGGTCTCGGGTATTAATGCCGGACCGAATCTTGGTGATGACGTTATCTATTCGGGCACCGTGGCGGCAGCAATGGAAGGCCGTCATTTGGGTTTCCCGGCGCTGGCGGTGTCGTTAAACGGCCACAAGCACTACGACACGGCGGCAGCGGTGACCTGTTCTCTCCTCCGTGGGCTGGGGCGCGAACCCCTGCGTACCGGTCGTATCCTGAATATCAACGTGCCTGACCTGCCCCTTGATGAGATCAAAGGGATCCGCGTGACGCGCTGCGGCAGCCGTCATCCAGCCGATCAGGTGATCCCGCAGCAGGATCCCCGCGGCAACACCCTTTACTGGATCGGTCCTCCGGGTGAAAAATGCGATGCCGGGCCAGATACTGACTTTGCCGCTGTGGATGAAGGGTACGTTTCCGTTACGCCGCTGCACGTAGATTTAACCGCTTATAGCGCGCATGAGGTGGTGTCGGACTGGTTAGATCGGGTCGGAGTGAACGTGCAATGGTAA
- a CDS encoding non-oxidative hydroxyarylic acid decarboxylases subunit C: protein MAFDDLRSFLQALEEQGQLLRIEEEVNAEPDLAAAANATGRIGDGAPALWFDNIRGFTDARVVMNTIGSWQNHAISMGLPANTPVKKQIDEFIRRWDKFPIAPERRANPAWAQNTVDGEDINLFDILPLFRLNDGDGGFYLDKACVVSRDPLDPDHFGKQNVGIYRMEVKGKRKLGLQPVPMHDIALHLHKAEERGEDLPIAITLGNDPIITLMGATPLKYDQSEYEMAGALRESPYPIATAPLTGFDVPWGSEVILEGVIEGRKREIEGPFGEFTGHYSGGRNMTVVRIDKVSYRTKPIFESLYLGMPWTEIDYLMGPATCVPLYQQLKAEFPEVQAVNAMYTHGLLAIISTKKRYGGFARAVGLRAMTTPHGLGYVKMVIMVDEDVDPFNLPQVMWALSSKVNPAGDLVQLPNMSVLELDPGSSPAGITDKLIIDATTPVAPDNRGHYSQPVQDLPETKAWAEKLTAMLAARQ from the coding sequence ATGGCATTTGATGATTTGAGAAGCTTCCTGCAGGCGCTCGAAGAGCAAGGGCAGCTGCTGAGAATAGAGGAAGAGGTTAACGCTGAGCCGGATCTGGCGGCGGCCGCTAACGCCACTGGCCGCATTGGCGACGGCGCGCCCGCGCTGTGGTTCGACAATATTCGTGGCTTCACCGATGCCCGCGTGGTGATGAACACCATCGGCTCCTGGCAGAACCACGCTATTTCGATGGGGCTGCCCGCGAATACGCCGGTGAAAAAGCAGATTGACGAGTTCATTCGCCGCTGGGATAAATTTCCGATTGCGCCAGAGCGTCGCGCTAACCCGGCGTGGGCGCAGAATACCGTAGACGGTGAAGACATCAACCTGTTCGATATTCTGCCGCTGTTCCGCCTGAACGACGGCGACGGGGGTTTCTATCTCGATAAAGCGTGCGTCGTCTCGCGCGATCCGCTTGACCCGGATCACTTCGGCAAGCAGAACGTCGGGATCTATCGCATGGAGGTGAAGGGCAAGCGTAAGCTCGGCCTGCAGCCGGTGCCGATGCACGATATTGCGCTGCATCTGCATAAAGCGGAAGAGCGTGGTGAAGATCTGCCGATTGCCATTACCCTGGGCAACGACCCGATCATTACGCTGATGGGTGCAACGCCGCTGAAGTACGATCAGTCCGAGTACGAAATGGCCGGCGCGCTGCGCGAAAGTCCGTATCCGATTGCGACCGCGCCGCTGACCGGGTTCGATGTGCCGTGGGGTTCTGAAGTGATCCTGGAAGGGGTGATTGAGGGGCGTAAACGGGAAATTGAAGGGCCGTTTGGTGAATTTACCGGACACTATTCCGGTGGCCGTAATATGACGGTTGTGCGTATCGATAAAGTCTCTTACCGCACGAAGCCGATTTTTGAATCCCTTTACCTGGGCATGCCGTGGACCGAGATCGACTACCTGATGGGCCCGGCAACCTGCGTGCCGCTCTACCAGCAGCTGAAAGCTGAATTCCCGGAAGTGCAGGCGGTAAATGCCATGTACACCCACGGCCTGCTGGCCATTATCTCCACCAAAAAACGCTATGGCGGCTTTGCCCGTGCCGTTGGGCTACGCGCCATGACCACGCCTCACGGTCTGGGCTACGTGAAGATGGTGATCATGGTGGATGAGGACGTCGACCCGTTCAACCTCCCGCAGGTGATGTGGGCGCTGTCGTCGAAGGTGAACCCGGCGGGGGATTTGGTGCAGCTACCGAACATGTCGGTGCTGGAACTTGACCCAGGCTCCAGCCCGGCAGGTATAACCGACAAGCTGATTATTGATGCCACCACGCCTGTGGCGCCGGACAACCGTGGTCACTATAGCCAGCCGGTACAGGATCTCCCTGAAACCAAAGCCTGGGCTGAAAAATTGACCGCGATGCTGGCAGCACGCCAATAA
- a CDS encoding DUF4440 domain-containing protein, protein MTHFEHEIIDIHVALENWLGAGKGDVAALAARFRPDFLMVPPSGAHLDHSALVSFLDAQRASRPGLKITIDALTTLQAWDNGAVLHYRETQTRPDQPVNVRWSTAVLNQEGNNITWRLLHETAQP, encoded by the coding sequence ATGACGCATTTCGAACATGAAATTATCGACATCCACGTCGCACTTGAGAACTGGTTAGGTGCAGGAAAAGGTGATGTAGCCGCCCTGGCCGCCCGTTTCCGCCCGGACTTTCTGATGGTTCCACCGAGCGGTGCCCACTTAGACCACAGCGCCCTGGTCAGCTTCCTTGACGCGCAGCGCGCGAGCCGACCTGGCCTGAAAATTACCATCGATGCGTTAACGACGCTGCAAGCATGGGATAACGGCGCGGTACTTCACTATCGCGAAACGCAAACCCGGCCGGATCAGCCCGTCAACGTGCGCTGGTCAACCGCGGTGCTTAATCAGGAAGGAAACAACATTACCTGGCGTTTGCTGCATGAAACGGCGCAGCCGTAG
- a CDS encoding MarR family winged helix-turn-helix transcriptional regulator, giving the protein MELRQEAFHLLRQLFQQHTAHWQHALPELTKPQYAVMRSIAENPGIEQVALTEVAVSTKATLAEMLSRMEARGLVKREHDPADKRRRFIFLTADGKALLERCKPIGNEVDEAFLGRLSGAEREQFAALIKKMMPD; this is encoded by the coding sequence ATGGAGCTTAGACAAGAAGCGTTTCACCTGTTACGCCAGCTTTTTCAACAGCATACCGCCCACTGGCAACATGCTTTGCCAGAGCTTACCAAGCCGCAATACGCGGTAATGCGGTCTATTGCGGAAAATCCTGGCATTGAGCAGGTCGCACTGACGGAAGTCGCAGTTAGCACCAAGGCGACGCTGGCAGAAATGCTCAGCCGCATGGAGGCGCGCGGCCTGGTCAAGCGCGAGCACGACCCTGCCGATAAGCGTCGCCGGTTTATCTTCCTGACGGCTGATGGAAAAGCCTTGCTTGAGCGCTGTAAGCCGATTGGGAACGAGGTCGATGAGGCGTTTTTAGGGCGCCTCAGCGGGGCTGAACGGGAGCAATTTGCAGCGCTTATTAAAAAGATGATGCCTGATTAA
- a CDS encoding non-oxidative hydroxyarylic acid decarboxylases subunit D yields MICPRCADEHIEVMATSPVKGVWTVYQCQHCLYTWRDTEPLRRTSREHYPEAFRMTQKDIDEAPQVPTIPPLL; encoded by the coding sequence ATGATTTGTCCACGTTGTGCCGATGAGCATATTGAAGTGATGGCGACGTCACCGGTGAAAGGTGTCTGGACCGTCTACCAGTGCCAGCACTGTCTGTATACCTGGCGTGATACCGAACCCTTGCGCCGTACCAGCCGAGAGCACTATCCGGAAGCGTTCCGCATGACGCAGAAAGATATTGACGAGGCGCCGCAGGTGCCGACGATCCCGCCGCTGTTGTAA
- a CDS encoding LysR family transcriptional regulator, which translates to MLNLHRTAMFIAVADTGSFTTAAEAMGLTKAVVSFNIRQLEEELGVTLLLRSTRRLTLTEAGRLFHQRSVRLLREAEQLQDDVRANHTGLTGDFRITTTPEYGTQVVVPLLAEFSQQHPDLRVRHVSSSLHADLISERFDVAIRLGTLADSRYRAALITTFNIVPVATPGWLVNHRVASLEQLAEADWIIHERLASPLRWQVKDADERPVSFEIKHAPRLYADSAQVLMAFALAGGGVALLPEWLVRNALDAGDLVSLLPEYTFAQQGIYAVYPDARHVPAKVRTFIDFMRARVN; encoded by the coding sequence ATGCTCAATTTACACCGTACGGCGATGTTCATCGCCGTAGCGGACACCGGTAGCTTCACCACTGCGGCGGAGGCGATGGGGCTGACAAAAGCGGTCGTCAGTTTCAATATTCGTCAGCTTGAAGAGGAGCTGGGGGTTACGCTGCTGCTGAGGTCCACCCGACGCCTGACGTTGACCGAGGCGGGAAGGCTGTTTCATCAGCGAAGCGTGAGGCTTTTAAGGGAGGCTGAGCAACTGCAGGATGACGTACGCGCCAACCATACCGGTCTGACGGGGGATTTTCGGATCACCACTACGCCCGAGTATGGCACGCAGGTCGTCGTTCCTTTGCTGGCTGAATTCAGTCAGCAGCACCCAGACCTTCGCGTGCGTCACGTCTCGTCCTCTTTGCATGCTGACCTTATCTCAGAGCGCTTTGACGTCGCCATCCGGCTGGGAACGCTCGCAGATTCGCGCTACCGCGCCGCATTGATTACCACCTTTAATATAGTGCCCGTGGCGACGCCGGGTTGGCTGGTAAATCATCGGGTGGCGTCGCTGGAACAGCTGGCAGAAGCCGACTGGATTATTCACGAGCGCCTGGCTTCGCCGCTGCGCTGGCAGGTAAAGGACGCCGATGAAAGACCGGTTTCCTTTGAGATTAAGCACGCACCGCGCCTGTATGCAGACAGCGCGCAGGTGCTGATGGCTTTCGCCCTGGCGGGCGGTGGAGTAGCGCTGCTGCCTGAGTGGCTGGTGCGAAACGCCCTGGATGCGGGAGATCTGGTATCGCTCTTACCGGAATATACGTTTGCTCAGCAGGGTATCTATGCCGTCTATCCCGATGCCCGGCATGTGCCCGCGAAAGTACGAACCTTTATCGATTTTATGCGCGCCAGGGTTAATTAA